A single window of Mustela erminea isolate mMusErm1 chromosome 4, mMusErm1.Pri, whole genome shotgun sequence DNA harbors:
- the LHFPL5 gene encoding LHFPL tetraspan subfamily member 5 protein: MVKLLPAQEAAKIYHTNYVRNARAVGVMWGTLTICFSVLVMALFIQPYWIGDSVNTPQAGYFGLFSYCVGNVLSSELICKGGPLDFSSIPSRAFKTAMFFVALAMFLIIGSIICFSLFFVCNTATVYKICAWMQLAAATGLMIGCLVYPDGWDSSEVRRMCGEQTGKYTLGQCTIRWAFMLAILSIGDALILSFLAFVLGYRQDKLLPDDYKADGKEEV; this comes from the exons ATGGTGAAGTTGCTGCCTGCCCAGGAGGCAGCCAAGATCTACCATACCAACTATGTGCGCAATGCCAGGGCTGTGGGTGTGATGTGGGGGACACTCACCATCTGCTTCTCTGTACTGGTCATGGCCCTCTTCATCCAGCCCTACTGGATCGGTGACAGTGTTAACACACCCCAGGCAGGCTACTTTGGCCTTTTCTCCTACTGTGTGGGCAACGTGCTGTCCTCTGAACTCATCTGTAAGGGTGGCCCGCTGGACTTCTCCTCCATTCCCTCTAGAGCCTTCAAGACTGCCATGTTTTTTGTGGCATTGGCAATGTTCCTCATCATTGGCTCCATCATCTGCTTTAGCCTCTTCTTTGTCTGCAACACGGCCACTGTCTACAAGATCTGCGCATGGATGCAGCTGGCAGCAG CCACAGGCCTGATGATTGGCTGCCTGGTCTACCCCGACGGTTGGGACTCAAGTGAGGTGCGGCGCATGTGTGGGGAGCAGACAGGCAAGTACACACTGGGCCAGTGTACCATCCGCTGGGCCTTCATGCTGGCCATCCTCAGCATTGGAGATGCCCTCATCCTCTCCTTCCTGGCCTTTGTGCTGGGCTACCGGCAGGACAAGCTCCTCCCTGATGACTACAAGGCAGATGGAAAAG AGGAAGTCTGA